One stretch of Acropora muricata isolate sample 2 chromosome 12, ASM3666990v1, whole genome shotgun sequence DNA includes these proteins:
- the LOC136891858 gene encoding uncharacterized protein, which translates to MASIVGDTLRLTFKLLLSKIRDKGAEELKHGDVSDERFRNFIVRELTAIREKLEGLSKMDLIASANFFKDGVSLMYYSFEKCRPEVKTEVYKCDADNIGLVNTEVTNIELDDWEVLQLMSNCLQFDTFDSQNKFFVEAKDFFKKAADSATKAFSNEGLDIYDRVLAMKFRVASSMLEFIDEPEIALILCKNYLEQLNGLPEVREAFSVRFGGFNMRRLFCDMRREALIGAVASINRILWEYLHLCSKGDEFLRNWPEIPVDSSRKIHPVLSWEISRGSFWVFGEFGKLPDQLNAPVDITTNSKGNFVVADRFNSEIKVFSKDGNLSHRVCGPTFVQPFNEDTLVTSLLHPQCLDIDKTDQLYIGSSYESPQNLQFANEIIAVDNSGNFRWSFGRGVSNFNRGTLTSLTVDKNRARLFALCDSTVFVLSTEGTLLSCFTFTGGFKPARESHLCVTNRGDLIITALNTVYFISKRAANDTSFKSRTIVPFRFVRKDKRIPRRFDPSGITFNSHTEEVIVVDRASNSLLMFDTMGNLKRQIYFYERYASGGTTVTKDGHVAVANKSTNQILIL; encoded by the coding sequence ATGGCTTCAATTGTTGGAGACACTTTGCGATTAACATTCAAACTTCTGCTTAGTAAGATCCGAGATAAAGGAGCCGAGGAACTCAAACATGGCGATGTTAGCGACGAGAGGTTCAGAAATTTTATCGTTCGTGAACTTACAGCTATCCGTGAAAAGTTGGAAGGACTGAGCAAGATGGACTTGATCGCTTCGGCAAATTTCTTCAAAGACGGCGTCAGTTTGATGTACTACAGCTTTGAAAAATGCAGGCCTGAAGTTAAAACTGAAGTCTATAAATGCGATGCAGATAACATTGGTCTCGTTAATACTGAAGTAACGAATATAGAGCTCGATGACTGGGAAGTCCTCCAACTAATGTCAAACTGCTTGCAATTTGACACATTTGATTCGCAGAATAAGTTTTTCGTTGAAGCAAAGGATTTCTTCAAGAAGGCTGCAGACAGTGCCACCAAAGCCTTCAGCAACGAAGGCCTGGATATTTACGATCGAGTTTTGGCCATGAAATTCAGGGTAGCTTCGTCAATGCTTGAATTTATCGACGAACCGGAAATTGCTTTGATATTGTGCAAGAACTACCTTGAACAGTTGAATGGCTTACCGGAAGTTCGGGAAGCATTTTCTGTGCGATTTGGTGGGTTCAACATGAGGAGATTGTTTTGTGACATGCGAAGAGAAGCTTTGATCGGTGCTGTAGCCTCCATAAATCGGATTTTATGGGAGTATTTGCATCTATGCTCCAAGGGAGACGAATTTCTGAGGAATTGGCCGGAAATTCCCGTGGATTCGTCGCGCAAAATCCACCCTGTTTTGAGCTGGGAGATTAGTCGTGGTTCCTTCTGGGTCTTCGGGGAGTTTGGAAAACTCCCGGATCAACTTAACGCCCCGGTGGACATCACCACGAATAGCAAGGGAAATTTCGTAGTTGCTGATCGTTTTAATTCGGAGATCAAAGTTTTTTCTAAAGATGGAAACTTGAGCCACAGAGTATGCGGGCCGACCTTTGTTCAACCTTTCAACGAAGACACATTGGTCACCAGTCTTCTCCACCCTCAGTGTTTGGACATCGACAAAACCGATCAACTCTACATTGGAAGTAGCTATGAATCGCCTCAAAACTTGCAGTTCGCCAACGAAATCATAGCAGTTGACAACAGCGGAAATTTTCGTTGGAGTTTTGGACGAGGAGTAAGCAACTTTAATCGCGGAACATTGACAAGTTTAACCGTGGACAAGAACAGAGCGAGGCTTTTTGCGTTGTGCGATAGCACTGTTTTTGTCCTTTCTACCGAAGGAACCCTTTTGTCTTGTTTCACGTTCACTGGCGGTTTCAAACCAGCTCGAGAGTCGCATCTCTGCGTAACAAACCGTGGAGATTTAATCATTACAGCTTTGAACACAGTATATTTCATTTCCAAACGAGCGGCAAATGACACcagtttcaaatcaagaactATCGTACCCTTTCGGTTCGTCAGAAAAGACAAGAGAATCCCTCGGCGTTTCGATCCATCCGGAATAACTTTTAACTCCCACACGGAGGAAGTTATTGTTGTGGACCGCGCAAGCAATAGCTTGTTGATGTTCGATACGATGGGGAATCTCAAACGGCAAATTTACTTCTATGAGAGGTATGCTTCAGGAGGTACAACCGTCACAAAGGACGGTCACGTGGCTGTGGCaaacaaatcaaccaatcagattctaATCCTTTAG
- the LOC136891860 gene encoding mitochondrial protein C2orf69 homolog isoform X3, whose protein sequence is MWSTKFPVILGAPYNRGDMSHAEKAETTIRTNYFGVLEMCNSFFPLLRPHARVVNVSSQLGSLRSVSPLLQKQFASATLTIAEITALMEKYVRDSRDGKISEMGWPDNSQYAPAYSVSKIGVTALSMAQARQFKQDAREGIIINSICPGWVRTDMGGPSAHRSPDEGADTIVYCALLPKGTTSPNGEFVYSREILPWTAVPLPNVVGFDGRKNDVVFCGSEGQQHVVFFPGDVQDYMENMEKHVDNKKWKQWNLEATAKLLEKRFPNSFIWVVRPSRFHLSTFACYQNFVEVNMFGVPDHRNHSYGALKHLSSVLESAVKRVLQIAHEEDDPTDEFPVILVGFSKGCVVLNQIIYELSSALTGNDLHLRDFASRISTMYWLDGGHGGESNTWITDEKFLDHLATNVRSIRVHVTPYQIQDSSRPWIGREQKKFVENLRSLGAKDLKVKVHFQDREPSLAFHFKLLEHFKRKL, encoded by the exons atgtggtcaacaaaatttcccgtaattttgggtgcgccttataacagg GGAGATATGTCACATGCGGAAAAGGCCGAGACAACGATCAGGACAAACTACTTTGGAGTGCTGGAAATGTGCAACAGTTTCTTTCCACTCCTGCGACCTCATGCTAG GGTGGTGAATGTGTCGTCTCAATTGGGAAGCTTGAGAAGTGTTTCTCCTTTACTCCAGAAGCAATTTGCCTCAGCGACATTGACAATTGCTGAAATTACTGCACTTATGGAGAAATATGTCAG AGACTCTAGAGATGGAAAGATCTCTGAAATGGGATGGCCCGACAATTCACAATATGCTCCAG CTTATAGTGTGTCAAAAATAGGAGTAACAGCTCTATCCATGGCTCAAGCGCGTCAGTTCAAACAGGATGCACGAGAAGGAATCATCATAAATTCT ATTTGTCCTGGTTGGGTGCGGACAGATATGGGTGGACCTTCAGCACACCGGTCTCCAGATGAAG GCGCTGATACGATAGTTTATTGCGCTCTTCTCCCCAAAGGAACAACAAGTCCAAATGGGGAATTTGTGTACAGCAGAGAAATACTACCGTGGACTGCAG TTCCTTTGCCAAACGTCGTGGGCTTTGATGGCAGAAAAAACGATGTGGTATTTTGTGGCTCTGAGGGACAACAACATGTTGTGTTTTTTCCTGGCGACGTTCAG GACTACATGGAGAATATGGAAAAACACGTGGACAATAAGAAATGGAAACAATGGAATTTAGAAGCCACGGCCAAGCTATTAGAAAAAAGATTTCCTAACAGCTTCATCTGGGTCGTTCGACCGTCTAGATTTCATCTCAGTACATTCGCTTGTTACCAGAACTTTGTCGAGGTGAACATGTTTGGAGTTCCGGATCACAGAAACCACAGTTATGGGGCTTTGAAACATTTGAGCTCGGTACTTGAGTCAGCTGTTAAACGAG TTTTGCAGATAGCTCATGAAGAAGACGACCCCACAGATGAATTCCCTGTTATTCTTGTTGGGTTTAGCAAAGGTTGTGTTGTCCTGAATCAAATTATATACGAACTATCGTCGGCTTTGACTGGTAACGATTTACACCTGCGTGATTTTGCGTCACGCATTTCCACGATGTACTGGTTAGATGGCGGCCATGGAGGTGAATCCAACACGTGGATCACGGACGAGAAATTCCTCGATCACCTGGCAACGAACGTGCGGAGCATCCGTGTGCATGTGACACCTTATCAGATCCAGGACTCCTCGCGACCGTGGATTggaagagaacaaaagaaattcgTGGAGAATTTGCGCTCACTTGGTGCTAAAGACCTCAAAGTTAAAGTTCATTTTCAGGACCGAGAACCTTCTCTAGCATTCCACTTCAAACTTCTTGAACATTTTAAGAGGAAGCTTTGA
- the LOC136891860 gene encoding mitochondrial protein C2orf69 homolog isoform X1, whose amino-acid sequence MDKVALVTGGNRGIGYAVVKRLSKEFNGVVLFTARDANSGSKVCGELNKELNTANIQFHPLDVTSKESIGKLRDHVQDKFGGLDILVNNAGVLLRGDMSHAEKAETTIRTNYFGVLEMCNSFFPLLRPHARVVNVSSQLGSLRSVSPLLQKQFASATLTIAEITALMEKYVRDSRDGKISEMGWPDNSQYAPAYSVSKIGVTALSMAQARQFKQDAREGIIINSICPGWVRTDMGGPSAHRSPDEGADTIVYCALLPKGTTSPNGEFVYSREILPWTAVPLPNVVGFDGRKNDVVFCGSEGQQHVVFFPGDVQDYMENMEKHVDNKKWKQWNLEATAKLLEKRFPNSFIWVVRPSRFHLSTFACYQNFVEVNMFGVPDHRNHSYGALKHLSSVLESAVKRVLQIAHEEDDPTDEFPVILVGFSKGCVVLNQIIYELSSALTGNDLHLRDFASRISTMYWLDGGHGGESNTWITDEKFLDHLATNVRSIRVHVTPYQIQDSSRPWIGREQKKFVENLRSLGAKDLKVKVHFQDREPSLAFHFKLLEHFKRKL is encoded by the exons ATGGATAAGGTAGCCCTG GTAACAGGAGGAAATCGTGGAATTGGTTATGCAGTTGTTAAAAGATTGAGCAAAGAGTTTAATGGAGTTGTCCTCTTCACAG CTCGAGATGCAAACAGTGGTAGCAAAGTCTGTGGAGAGCTCAACAAAGAATTAAACACGGCAAATATTCAGTTTCATCCACTTGATGTTACTTCAAAAGAAAGCATTGGCAAACTCAGGGATCACGTTCAAGATAAATTTGGTGGTCTGGACATTCTGGTCAACAATGCAGGTGTCCTTTTAAGG GGAGATATGTCACATGCGGAAAAGGCCGAGACAACGATCAGGACAAACTACTTTGGAGTGCTGGAAATGTGCAACAGTTTCTTTCCACTCCTGCGACCTCATGCTAG GGTGGTGAATGTGTCGTCTCAATTGGGAAGCTTGAGAAGTGTTTCTCCTTTACTCCAGAAGCAATTTGCCTCAGCGACATTGACAATTGCTGAAATTACTGCACTTATGGAGAAATATGTCAG AGACTCTAGAGATGGAAAGATCTCTGAAATGGGATGGCCCGACAATTCACAATATGCTCCAG CTTATAGTGTGTCAAAAATAGGAGTAACAGCTCTATCCATGGCTCAAGCGCGTCAGTTCAAACAGGATGCACGAGAAGGAATCATCATAAATTCT ATTTGTCCTGGTTGGGTGCGGACAGATATGGGTGGACCTTCAGCACACCGGTCTCCAGATGAAG GCGCTGATACGATAGTTTATTGCGCTCTTCTCCCCAAAGGAACAACAAGTCCAAATGGGGAATTTGTGTACAGCAGAGAAATACTACCGTGGACTGCAG TTCCTTTGCCAAACGTCGTGGGCTTTGATGGCAGAAAAAACGATGTGGTATTTTGTGGCTCTGAGGGACAACAACATGTTGTGTTTTTTCCTGGCGACGTTCAG GACTACATGGAGAATATGGAAAAACACGTGGACAATAAGAAATGGAAACAATGGAATTTAGAAGCCACGGCCAAGCTATTAGAAAAAAGATTTCCTAACAGCTTCATCTGGGTCGTTCGACCGTCTAGATTTCATCTCAGTACATTCGCTTGTTACCAGAACTTTGTCGAGGTGAACATGTTTGGAGTTCCGGATCACAGAAACCACAGTTATGGGGCTTTGAAACATTTGAGCTCGGTACTTGAGTCAGCTGTTAAACGAG TTTTGCAGATAGCTCATGAAGAAGACGACCCCACAGATGAATTCCCTGTTATTCTTGTTGGGTTTAGCAAAGGTTGTGTTGTCCTGAATCAAATTATATACGAACTATCGTCGGCTTTGACTGGTAACGATTTACACCTGCGTGATTTTGCGTCACGCATTTCCACGATGTACTGGTTAGATGGCGGCCATGGAGGTGAATCCAACACGTGGATCACGGACGAGAAATTCCTCGATCACCTGGCAACGAACGTGCGGAGCATCCGTGTGCATGTGACACCTTATCAGATCCAGGACTCCTCGCGACCGTGGATTggaagagaacaaaagaaattcgTGGAGAATTTGCGCTCACTTGGTGCTAAAGACCTCAAAGTTAAAGTTCATTTTCAGGACCGAGAACCTTCTCTAGCATTCCACTTCAAACTTCTTGAACATTTTAAGAGGAAGCTTTGA
- the LOC136891860 gene encoding mitochondrial protein C2orf69 homolog isoform X4, with translation MSHAEKAETTIRTNYFGVLEMCNSFFPLLRPHARVVNVSSQLGSLRSVSPLLQKQFASATLTIAEITALMEKYVRDSRDGKISEMGWPDNSQYAPAYSVSKIGVTALSMAQARQFKQDAREGIIINSICPGWVRTDMGGPSAHRSPDEGADTIVYCALLPKGTTSPNGEFVYSREILPWTAVPLPNVVGFDGRKNDVVFCGSEGQQHVVFFPGDVQDYMENMEKHVDNKKWKQWNLEATAKLLEKRFPNSFIWVVRPSRFHLSTFACYQNFVEVNMFGVPDHRNHSYGALKHLSSVLESAVKRVLQIAHEEDDPTDEFPVILVGFSKGCVVLNQIIYELSSALTGNDLHLRDFASRISTMYWLDGGHGGESNTWITDEKFLDHLATNVRSIRVHVTPYQIQDSSRPWIGREQKKFVENLRSLGAKDLKVKVHFQDREPSLAFHFKLLEHFKRKL, from the exons ATGTCACATGCGGAAAAGGCCGAGACAACGATCAGGACAAACTACTTTGGAGTGCTGGAAATGTGCAACAGTTTCTTTCCACTCCTGCGACCTCATGCTAG GGTGGTGAATGTGTCGTCTCAATTGGGAAGCTTGAGAAGTGTTTCTCCTTTACTCCAGAAGCAATTTGCCTCAGCGACATTGACAATTGCTGAAATTACTGCACTTATGGAGAAATATGTCAG AGACTCTAGAGATGGAAAGATCTCTGAAATGGGATGGCCCGACAATTCACAATATGCTCCAG CTTATAGTGTGTCAAAAATAGGAGTAACAGCTCTATCCATGGCTCAAGCGCGTCAGTTCAAACAGGATGCACGAGAAGGAATCATCATAAATTCT ATTTGTCCTGGTTGGGTGCGGACAGATATGGGTGGACCTTCAGCACACCGGTCTCCAGATGAAG GCGCTGATACGATAGTTTATTGCGCTCTTCTCCCCAAAGGAACAACAAGTCCAAATGGGGAATTTGTGTACAGCAGAGAAATACTACCGTGGACTGCAG TTCCTTTGCCAAACGTCGTGGGCTTTGATGGCAGAAAAAACGATGTGGTATTTTGTGGCTCTGAGGGACAACAACATGTTGTGTTTTTTCCTGGCGACGTTCAG GACTACATGGAGAATATGGAAAAACACGTGGACAATAAGAAATGGAAACAATGGAATTTAGAAGCCACGGCCAAGCTATTAGAAAAAAGATTTCCTAACAGCTTCATCTGGGTCGTTCGACCGTCTAGATTTCATCTCAGTACATTCGCTTGTTACCAGAACTTTGTCGAGGTGAACATGTTTGGAGTTCCGGATCACAGAAACCACAGTTATGGGGCTTTGAAACATTTGAGCTCGGTACTTGAGTCAGCTGTTAAACGAG TTTTGCAGATAGCTCATGAAGAAGACGACCCCACAGATGAATTCCCTGTTATTCTTGTTGGGTTTAGCAAAGGTTGTGTTGTCCTGAATCAAATTATATACGAACTATCGTCGGCTTTGACTGGTAACGATTTACACCTGCGTGATTTTGCGTCACGCATTTCCACGATGTACTGGTTAGATGGCGGCCATGGAGGTGAATCCAACACGTGGATCACGGACGAGAAATTCCTCGATCACCTGGCAACGAACGTGCGGAGCATCCGTGTGCATGTGACACCTTATCAGATCCAGGACTCCTCGCGACCGTGGATTggaagagaacaaaagaaattcgTGGAGAATTTGCGCTCACTTGGTGCTAAAGACCTCAAAGTTAAAGTTCATTTTCAGGACCGAGAACCTTCTCTAGCATTCCACTTCAAACTTCTTGAACATTTTAAGAGGAAGCTTTGA
- the LOC136891860 gene encoding mitochondrial protein C2orf69 homolog isoform X2, whose amino-acid sequence MDEVVLVTGGNRGIGYAVVKRLSKEFNGVVLFTARDANSGSKVCGELNKELNTANIQFHPLDVTSKESIGKLRDHVQDKFGGLDILVNNAGVLLRGDMSHAEKAETTIRTNYFGVLEMCNSFFPLLRPHARVVNVSSQLGSLRSVSPLLQKQFASATLTIAEITALMEKYVRDSRDGKISEMGWPDNSQYAPAYSVSKIGVTALSMAQARQFKQDAREGIIINSICPGWVRTDMGGPSAHRSPDEGADTIVYCALLPKGTTSPNGEFVYSREILPWTAVPLPNVVGFDGRKNDVVFCGSEGQQHVVFFPGDVQDYMENMEKHVDNKKWKQWNLEATAKLLEKRFPNSFIWVVRPSRFHLSTFACYQNFVEVNMFGVPDHRNHSYGALKHLSSVLESAVKRVLQIAHEEDDPTDEFPVILVGFSKGCVVLNQIIYELSSALTGNDLHLRDFASRISTMYWLDGGHGGESNTWITDEKFLDHLATNVRSIRVHVTPYQIQDSSRPWIGREQKKFVENLRSLGAKDLKVKVHFQDREPSLAFHFKLLEHFKRKL is encoded by the exons ATGGATGAGGTGGTGTTG GTAACAGGAGGAAATCGTGGAATTGGTTATGCAGTTGTTAAAAGATTGAGCAAAGAGTTTAATGGAGTTGTCCTCTTCACAG CTCGAGATGCAAACAGTGGTAGCAAAGTCTGTGGAGAGCTCAACAAAGAATTAAACACGGCAAATATTCAGTTTCATCCACTTGATGTTACTTCAAAAGAAAGCATTGGCAAACTCAGGGATCACGTTCAAGATAAATTTGGTGGTCTGGACATTCTGGTCAACAATGCAGGTGTCCTTTTAAGG GGAGATATGTCACATGCGGAAAAGGCCGAGACAACGATCAGGACAAACTACTTTGGAGTGCTGGAAATGTGCAACAGTTTCTTTCCACTCCTGCGACCTCATGCTAG GGTGGTGAATGTGTCGTCTCAATTGGGAAGCTTGAGAAGTGTTTCTCCTTTACTCCAGAAGCAATTTGCCTCAGCGACATTGACAATTGCTGAAATTACTGCACTTATGGAGAAATATGTCAG AGACTCTAGAGATGGAAAGATCTCTGAAATGGGATGGCCCGACAATTCACAATATGCTCCAG CTTATAGTGTGTCAAAAATAGGAGTAACAGCTCTATCCATGGCTCAAGCGCGTCAGTTCAAACAGGATGCACGAGAAGGAATCATCATAAATTCT ATTTGTCCTGGTTGGGTGCGGACAGATATGGGTGGACCTTCAGCACACCGGTCTCCAGATGAAG GCGCTGATACGATAGTTTATTGCGCTCTTCTCCCCAAAGGAACAACAAGTCCAAATGGGGAATTTGTGTACAGCAGAGAAATACTACCGTGGACTGCAG TTCCTTTGCCAAACGTCGTGGGCTTTGATGGCAGAAAAAACGATGTGGTATTTTGTGGCTCTGAGGGACAACAACATGTTGTGTTTTTTCCTGGCGACGTTCAG GACTACATGGAGAATATGGAAAAACACGTGGACAATAAGAAATGGAAACAATGGAATTTAGAAGCCACGGCCAAGCTATTAGAAAAAAGATTTCCTAACAGCTTCATCTGGGTCGTTCGACCGTCTAGATTTCATCTCAGTACATTCGCTTGTTACCAGAACTTTGTCGAGGTGAACATGTTTGGAGTTCCGGATCACAGAAACCACAGTTATGGGGCTTTGAAACATTTGAGCTCGGTACTTGAGTCAGCTGTTAAACGAG TTTTGCAGATAGCTCATGAAGAAGACGACCCCACAGATGAATTCCCTGTTATTCTTGTTGGGTTTAGCAAAGGTTGTGTTGTCCTGAATCAAATTATATACGAACTATCGTCGGCTTTGACTGGTAACGATTTACACCTGCGTGATTTTGCGTCACGCATTTCCACGATGTACTGGTTAGATGGCGGCCATGGAGGTGAATCCAACACGTGGATCACGGACGAGAAATTCCTCGATCACCTGGCAACGAACGTGCGGAGCATCCGTGTGCATGTGACACCTTATCAGATCCAGGACTCCTCGCGACCGTGGATTggaagagaacaaaagaaattcgTGGAGAATTTGCGCTCACTTGGTGCTAAAGACCTCAAAGTTAAAGTTCATTTTCAGGACCGAGAACCTTCTCTAGCATTCCACTTCAAACTTCTTGAACATTTTAAGAGGAAGCTTTGA